Genomic DNA from Nymphalis io chromosome 5, ilAglIoxx1.1, whole genome shotgun sequence:
acaataatatgtatgtcaGAGTATGCTTTAACTCAGTAATTGTTAGATGACACGttttgcaaaataatatatgtgtaaaGTAATTCAAATTGACTCTCCAATGTCGTTTAACAACCTTGTAATATGTAGTGTGTCTGATCtattcttgaaattttaaattatgtttaagaaAACAGTAATGCCGAGGTTGCCTACATAGTAAAATCTAACGGTTTAATTTGCATATAGATATAAACGATGGAATGTTACTACTCGTTATTATAGTGTTGCGTTAAACGGATAAGGTCCACGGTCGCAGCTTGCGCTCCGTCGGTCACGTACGCCCTCAGACTTACGTTTAAAGGCGGCGCCCGccttacaacaacaaaaaaaattatccacTCATCTTTATATCTTCGaagattgaattttaattattctaacgatacaaaaaatatttttatttgtataaaacggacagaaataaataaatatcagtgGGGTGACTATTccgcaatttaatttatttccttttgATTATGATTCAACTTTAAAATATCATTCGTTGTATCTGATACATTACATGTTATGGTCTTCTGAGAAAATAACTAACAAAGATAAAAGAACATTTTCTcccgttaaatttatttatgaaccaATGCTGTAATTAtgtaaacatttcattttagagataaaaataaattcaaagaatATCTACAAGGTTTACCTGACTAACTGATCTGATTCCCTGAATTTACTAAAGATACTCTTGCTATACATCAAACATGATAAACCGAGAGTTGGCAGCCACTTTGACTAATGTGTAAAAGCCGTATTTTGTGCATACTTGTTTTAATACTAGTAAAATAAGAAATTCataactacatattataaaacaaagtcttaTGCTGCGTTTGTCTGACTGTCTCTCTGGACACGATTGTCTGGACTCAAAGACTACCAAACGGATTGTCAGACGATTTTCACCAATGGATAGAGTGATTCATGAAGAAGgtttagttatattattcattaaagttttgttGATATTGGCTGAAAAATCAAGAtaaatgtcggaaaaaatcataccCACTCGGATCTTTAGTGACGTGTGTCGTGTTATCGTTTTATGTAGAACATTATTCTGCCCTTGCAAAGCCGGAACGGTAGCGATAAAAGTATGGATTTTGCAGTTGCAATAGTGACATCTAAATATTTTCACCAAATATGCTTAATTGTACATCAAAGAATAACATAACATACggagacaaaataaatattacaaggaATGCGCAAATCTTATTACTTAAAGGAACAACTTTTGGGTAGAGGACttgttatagtaaaatttaataaaaacagtgaGTAGTTGATATGgcttaattatattagttaaaagaaatacaacaatatttttacttggcatactttattataattttacaatataaatttaaagttgcATTTTAAGGTGGCAaatctattacattttttatttgataataataaatacaaggcATAGAAACCGCCAacaaaagaaagtttttttttttattcaacagcAAAAATCAGTAATCGATAGTAAGTACCAATTAAAGTGTCAATAATCGaatcaataataatcaaaatgttgCGTTGTCGTACTTACTAGTCCCAGCTTAGTCAAAATAGCTCCCACCTCTCCTGCTataagttatatacataatgtgattctgaaatatattttatataatactctcTGAACAAAtcctttaattcattttttcgATCCAAGCTATTAACTACGTGTATCGAAAAAAACGTCTACAAAAATATCGAATTTCTCAAACACCTTGTTTcactatatttttgtttataattaaaattaaagctgTTTTTATCCGATTCCATGACAACAcgttaatattctatttaaatatttttacgcgTATTTAATACGGTTGTTATAATGACtgttattgaatatttacatCAAACGAGGCCTAACAAAACATCGATTCTGTACACCGATTCGTGTCTTTCAAATCCAAGGTAAATATATACGTAAGCTACTGGGAACAAAGAAAACCACATTTGTATAGAGCTTCTCAAAATTGCACTTTAATCTTGAATCGGTAATGTTTCCATTCCTAATATCCGTCAATGACTAATTATGCGTTAATACAAGTAATGAATCATTTTGATTATGTATTAATGACTGATTTGTACGTCACACAACACATGGGTATCTAAAATTgatcgttattaaataaaaaactgtatATCAAATAATGTATCCATACTTTTAAATaactgatatatattatatattaaagttacaaACTTAGTTTTATATATCAGATCATAGGCAAGGTAAGGTGAACAtcgaaaatactttttttagtacttattttaaaaaggaggaaatgaataaatatagtattatcttatagatatatgtttttacaatttaattttctaatacaatttgttttttttttataaacgtaatgtaaagaattaaaattagtatataaatttctCCGAATAAGAGCTTTTCTGAgttttatatacgttttatGTGAACCAATACGCTTTCAAAGGTTTCACAGGcacttaaaatattacggagAGGGCTTGATTTAGTAGGTTTTTAATAGGAAGGGTCGCTTTTAATTCAGGATGGTACAACATAACGGACTTACTTAGATTGATGTCCTTATTGATCTCTACAACTTATAATGAATTTCTTTATTCATTAAATGACTACAGCATAACAAGAAAGAgattcgtaaatattttatgttaacctTGTGCGATTAAATAACAGTTAAACAATCAACCGATTTTGTCAGCTGACAAAACAATCGATAGTGAAACATAAATGCTACGTCTGGTTACTTGAATGACCTGATTACAGTGTGACGTATTCAGCGACCTCTGAGCAACCGCCACCGGCCACACCGTCACACATGAAGGTTGTCATAACTAGCTGACTCCAATACTGTATTGTATGATTCCGCCAATATCATTAGAAAAGTGACCACTTAGCGTTATTCTATTCCATTTATTCATTCCCACCCGATATCACGTGGTGTACAGAAAATGCATTTAAAGAAAATCATTGgagttttatttaagattttttttatatttaaaactttattaacaatttcaatacacattaatatatatatatatatatatatatatatatatatatatatatatatatatatatatatatatattatatatataggaaaatctgataatatttgttagtatatttatttgataataaatcgatttataaggagattataataattgcaataaattattCGATTTAGAGAAAAACTACTCATTTTCTCAGTttcgtataattataaaaaaaatatttatgatatattttcataaacaaaAGCTTTTATTTCTACTTAAGTAGAATTTTGTAACACTTACTCATATAGTATATAAACgtcattaatgtaatttatataatgtataggaatataagcaattaatttaaaaaatgtgtgaCTTTATTATCatcttaaatgttatattatcaaGGTTTCTGTTCaggaaataatcaaatattgaaCTGCGTGACGTAGTTCGACGTCAAGCTTACCTTTACCGTATACGTAGATGTAGACCGGTGTAATAGGATCAATGCAGTGTCAtgctagttttaatataattttttatcgaatttCTTAAGCAATACGTACATGAATAATGttcttattcattaaataatgtaaatatgtttCATACAGCATGGTTTCCATTCAAAGTATACTACAAGTCGTTCAATTGTGAACAAATACATTGTTTATACTTTGCATTTTTACTTACTATATTCTATTATGTTTTTTTCCTATTAATGTAGATCACTAAACtttacaaattcaatttaaatttatgttaacagaaatgaatgttttcaatatttttgatttaaaatacatatgtaaatgaAAGTTTTCTACAAATAACGGAGGTAgtgaatttttaaacaaagtttagttgtatatacgttataaatatttgaaaagccACAAATAGAAAAATAGATACATTTTGCAACACACTTGTCATCGAGTGATTTGAAACTGGGGCACGACCGCATACATCGATATGATATGACATAATACCTCCTACATAACTACGTGATGACGttgaaatactattttaatagaTACCAGAGATACATAACACACTTATAAATGAAAGCAAATACTGTGTGTGTCGTTAAATACTACGCACAATATGTAGGTCACGGCCGGTACCAGTTTGATTACTAGACGTAAGTAATCAACACGTGATTCCATAATATTTAACTATCTTACAAATTGTATCTTATCTAAAACCTTTACATTTTGTGATTCAATCGCgaaatgtcataaaatattGATCAAGCCCACCTTAGCAACAGATCGTACATGCGGGTTGATCTTATCTTCCAACACAATAGACGGATCATTCTGACGATTACCACCGAAACGATTACCAATCCAAACGTCAACTTGTTAATATAATTGCTTTCATTTTACAAGCAATaaaagttttagttttataatatcttgTGTGTTCTGTAATATTCGTCTAGTAAATCCTctgttatttgtaaaattaaataattttcctcACCAGGTATTTTCCatcaacaatttattatttcatatttgcaTTGTGATGTTATGACAGGCTAATTCAACGCCTTTGAAATGaacttttaactaattttaattttgttgataaATAATACTACTACGACGAACTACGTTCGATttgtagatatataattataaaaataactatatttgaatttatatattaaggatGGTCTTATCTAATAGATAAATATgccatataattataatttgttttcgaATAACGAAATCTTTTGGAGCGATATCGATAATCTTTCGGGTTGGCTAAGTAGAAAATAATACTATGTAAAGcttgaagtaataaatataaggcattataataataacaaaccaTTCATTTTGTTATTGCGTTTTCAAAGATCACTAAACTGAACAGCATAAATCgcaatttttacttataaatacattataaacaatGAATGGTAATGCGTAAATGAATCGGAAACACTTGCCAGAATTCATAAGATACAACTGTTCCTAGAAATAATTACAGGAAGAAAGATATTGAGTGATTGTGTATTATCTTAAACACCTataactttgtattatttttgtaacgaAAATGTTTAcgcagaatatttttaaaaatcactaGAAggctattgtaataataataaaatcaatcacaAGTTTTTAAGATTAGAAGACACTGCTTTTTTGTACGGAATGGCATATAAATCAAGGCCTACGATTCAGATTAATCGTTTAAATCTATTAAACGCATCAAAATATAGTATGCCCGATAACGATATACAAAAGTAAACAAACGTATTCAACATGTACGTGTGAGGAGGCACGTACCATGTGACCATATAggagtaatttataaatatggaaTTTTATTAATGTCGACATACCAAccgttacatttttttagatCACCAGATAGACGTCATATTATGTTACGAGAGTGGTGACTCACGATAAAGATGATTGATATATGGACcgcaatgatatatataataacataaatgtttagaatttttaaatagtttaaacgTTTTCGCAATACATACAGCCATTACAAAGAAATCCAATATATCTAgttagttaaaatatacaagAATATCAAAGATACCTAAGTTTTAAGAAAAAACACGTGTATAGTAGTGATATTACAACaattacaattgcatttttcaaATGTCTaaatttgtctttaaaatttcGGATGTTCGACGGTGAATTTAAacataaagttgaaattttgcATGTATCAGAGTTATCCAAAACATGTAAGtgcatcaacccgcattgaagcagttTAAAGAATTACGAGTAAGATTCAAGTCCTTCTCTTTATCAAGATTCGAGGCATTTGTCTAACAGTGCGTTATTAAAAgccataattaataattaactagGATTAGGCTTAAGAATCTGCTCCATAATTCTTCTTCTTATATTTAAagctacttatttttattttgtaggttATAGTTTTTGCAAGATCTCTGTTTCAAAGATAGTTTAAAGGTTACGCTGTAGTTACTtagtaattttaacatatttaaccCTATTTTTCATATAAGCACGTAATATCTACATcgagaagactcaattgtaaatatttcgtttaaatgAACTAGTGTATGttgttgattgtataattgtaggTCGTTTTGTGgactacataaaaaaaaaaaaatctattaccaGAATATATGCTTACGCATAATGTAACATTTCCAGAAGATAAGGGAAGAAAAGAATGTTCCCTTACATTAAAATGATTCTagaagtatgtattttatttgtatgtaaatattttcattatttttttgtattaatttaagagTAAATActcttttttctaatttttgcatctttgaaattatatagatctaaaaaatatttatttataaatagatacttATTCATACAGCTAAGCCCCATTTTTTCCTTAACAATGATTTTTGTTTCTAGGAATGTTCATTTTATGTAAGTGTACATATTTCTGTGAAAAAAATGTGATTCAATTTTGGatgaaaactaaatttaaagaaCCTTTATAAAACatctttattttcattgtttactttaataactactattataaacaataagctATACGTATTGccgttttcaaataataaatataacaaggtAAATTGATAAAAGTTACAACTAACAACCCACAAATGGTCCACAGCTGGGTAGCTCCTCGCCTCACAAGAAGCAGATTTAGTATCAGCCGACCATAAACATGTAGCACTTttattagatacatgcaggcaTGCATGCTTTCTTTAAGGTAACGAAGCTCTACTACCAAATAcaggatgaattataaaaacgaactaagcataaaaaaaatttgaagccGCAAAAGTAATTGAAGTTTTCCATCCATGTTTTTTATCCAATGGGCCATATCGGCTCACTGAATCAGCACTTAGTGAATGTTTATTCTTGAAATTTGTAATGGTACAAAAAAAGggtttttgttaaatgttaaagtttttaaaaaaaaaatggtgaatGGCATTTATGAAACTGCTATATCACAAGATTCAGTCACTTCGCtaataatagaattttataaagaaatcgtTTTTTTCTTAAGTTGTCATTTATATTTGTTGtgattaaaataactttcatgAAATTGGtttgataaatgaaataaaatcccGTTTTAGCTACTAGTGCGAGTATTTCAACGAATATttctcaaataatattaaaaatcatgcATATTCGATACATCATGTTACTTTAACTAAAACCTATCTCGTggtaataattcaatatttcatacctatttaatatgtatagatCTATGctgtaaacataaatattttcaaatactttttatgtattaaattacataagacTATTGTAtcatttttagtaaaaagttcaataagttttttttttcaataaaagccCGCATGTTTGTTTAAAACTGTTTGAAACATAAGATTGATATCGTGCGCTGTGCTAGTAAGACCTCGATCGTTCAACTTCCTATCCCGAGTATGTTGTCATCAGGGATAACAGGCAAGGTGATAAGAAAGTGTGTCAAGATCAGGTCTAAATTTACAAAAGTTACCAGTCGTGCtgggataaaatatttaaatgacgtAAATTGTTAGCAGTAAGCTTCAACGTAATATCCAAGCTTACTTCATATCAGTTTCACCGGTAAATTTTAGTCTTAACATGAAAATGcgttattagttaatattagaCTAAACATAAACActaaaaattgaatatatatgtaaatatgttaaagtGTTGAGATATACCCTAGATTATGGTTTAATATTGGAGACAAATGAGTCTATCCAGTGGCTTGTCTAAGAAAACATCGTAGAATAACTTAACCTGTCGGAAATAACTTGATATACGTCTGACCAATCCGCATTGCAGCAGTTTTGTGAAGGGATGTAtgcattgtaataaattgtaCCAAAAACTTTGATATAAATCAATCTagcaagtttattttaaatcaatgtaTCGTTGTAAACGTTTTACCTgtcaattatattcaaatagatACAAGGCAATATTTAACGAACTGTAAATTATCATCCATTGAGAGCTTGATTAAAGTAATTGATATACAACTTCTTAATTTTACCAACCGCACTGCTAATTCTAGATAAATCTGATCAAGGGCGGAATACAATTAAACTTGCAACGTTGTCTGAAACTTATTTAGTGAGTGACAACCAAACAACACAATTTATATCAGCAAAGTTATAACTTACATGTTGCGTTGTTATTAGGTAGCACCTTACCAGAATAATATACCATTACTCTTAGCGATCCACATCTGTCCTTTACGTAGTCTAAACTCACGAGGAAATTAGAAAACTTGGAATCTAGATTACTGGTAATTCATTTTACTAAGAATGTATATTTCTGTACGTAGGCGCCGATGACGGATAACGCTCCGCTAAGTGCGAGTTACCATATAATGACGCTTCAGTTCGACGATAGCGCTGTTAACACACGGACGTTTCTTTATAATAGCAGCTTAAAACATTTACGAATTTAATATAcgcacaataaaaaaaatatcttttcgtATTTAATTTGAACTTGGAATATTTGATTgaactgttttttatttatcttcatgTGTTGTGAAATGCGCGTGTGTGCTGAGGAGAGACAGTGCGTTCGGTGTGCGCCGGCCCGTTGGCTAAAACGCCGTGCTGCTAGAATGGCACGTTCAATCGAGATTTTGCATTTACAGTTCAAACGGATGCTGAACAAGGAGCTGAGCCATTTCTCAGAGTCAAGCAAATCCGGAAACCAGATCTCGGAATACATCTGTTCTACTTTCTTGGgtatgtattatttgtatattactttaattatacttaatctttgcattttagttaaattaatttgaattaagagttgaatatagaaaataatattttatagaaaaccgTAAACCTTCACAACTAATGTATTTgagaaattttaacatttatgctaacacaatatataatatgttcaaTTTGCAAAGAAACATAGTAAGCAGATATATTTCTCTCATATCTTTCAACTTGACGCATTGCTTTTATTATTGTACGATAAAAATACGTATTAACTAAATGCAATAACATCTTGTTTATCATTTACGACTATATAACAAAATAGTTGATAATAATCCAAGTCTGTACAAGTTGTTATGAATGTTATAtctaattatgattttatatattacgcataaacaattatttattcaaatgataCAATAtactaatcattaataaaaatataatagtatctagttgtatatttattaacttaaatcaAAAAGAAAACTCTAGATGCACTGAGAGCACGCTATTATAATCTAGGCTAtctcttttttattacaatgtagtatttaatatttattatattttatcaaagtatttaataatggaACAGAAATAACCATTCGATCTAAATGATCGATATGAACTTCATTTCAATAAACTGTACCTATTCATTCTAGGTTAACGTTTAAAATTCagagaataatattttgtattattgatTTGTAGTTCGGAAATAGAACATAAAAGATAAGTCGGTGCGAATACATTtggactatatttatattatatttatattatagtttttgtatttttatatatatgtggaCTCTCCGGGCGAAACTGCTTTTGGCTGACATCGCGTAGTTTTGATAATGTTCATTCTAGTTTTTACAGTCTTTTGATCGTAAGATAGGTAATTACTAAATAAGCTAGAATGAACTGACGGGAGCAAGAAAACGACATTAGGTAATAGCTTAAACGTTTCGAAAGTAGTTCCCAAAGTAAACCATAATAAAATTAGGCAAGATAATAAAAACGGAATATGATTGattcatgtaaataaatttaaataaacattaatatgtttatttaaattaaacgataTCGTATATTCAACTTTTCCTTATTATTGGAGTAGGttctttacttaataaatttatgttttatgataAACAGTTCCTAATAACTACTACGCGTGTTTACATATAGAAATTTAGTAAAAAAGCTAAAATTAAATGACACAGAAAAATATTCTCTTTGTTGTTTGTCTCTTCAATTTTCAATTAACGTACGTCACATAAAGTTCCTCCAATGTTTAACAAAttcattctatttttatattgacatttcGTATTATCATCGATTGATTTCAAGTTTTCTATTATTGTTCATAAGTCTAAACGTATCAAATAAAATGCGAATTCgtgtaataattttttgttgttattttacacattaattattgtattttttatgtacttcaTTGATCCGAATGAGACTATAATATCTCACAGAGATTAAAGTCAAACTTAGATAGCAAAATATTCGGCTGTTCGGTAATTTCTTGGAATTCTTATACGTAAATAAACATTGAACGAAAATGTATTACAAACTGCTAATGTACATAACTTGCATGCTAGGAATATTATTGGCAttccaaaacattttatttggcAATTTATGTTGTAaactgtataattaattatttttagtaaatttcaatattatttactaaaaatggaATAATAGGTACTAGTAATTATATATCAAGGCCCGTCTTACATATGCTGGAGATGGCATATTGGgatcataatttatttgttttgcttCTCCGCGCTTACGCGAtgcttttgataatattatttactaaaagtaaAGTTCAATTAATGTAAAGATACATTTCAAATTGTACTATTGTtaacaaagattatttaaacttttaaaaatatataatacttatgcGTCTTAGGCGCTCGTTCCAATGcctccttaattttttttttttttgtaaaaaattattcgGCAAGAATTGTGCACTTGTGCGTGTATGTAGTTATGTTACGTTGATGGTACTATGCcagaaacttttttaattattattttatattattaagtgtCTACAATATCTGCACAGTTTTAACTCAAACAAATGAACGATACATGAATGCatagaaaacaaacaaaaaaagcaattataaacataattatatgataatattacttacattcctttaaagtaaaacaaacaaGTTGTCTCtttcaatcaaaaatatttgtatatttttccaCAAGTTCCACGAGctcgattttattttagtacatcaaaaaacattaaaatatattatatctatatatctcTCACTGCGCCGTTATATTACTTGCTTGATTTTCTAGAAAATAAACGCGCAGTAAGGAGGTACTTGTACTATCAAATTAATCTGAGATAATAATCCATCGTAACGTACTTATGTATTCATTTGGATTATTCAATAaactaattttagttttttaatctaGTCGtgtaatttaatgataattagtCACAAAACTCTATAGGTGCTAAATATAACTTACAATCATCGTGTAAATCATATTATGTGtattgcatttattaaaaaatatatttgtttatttattcgtattagATTATCATTTTCTCGCCAATAATAAATCAGAATATTCAGATTTATGgtgttattgttaattttaaagcatttaTAAAATCGATTTATCGAAGACTAATAAAATGAATTGCTTATAAAACATTGATAGCAATGATGACCCaaaaatgtgtattattataattcatattaggCACTTCATATTTTTACCTACTTTCTTTCGGCATTGATACCCAATGACACAATTTtggcacagataataaaatttattaggtGTTCCTATTTCCAATACGCAGTTTGTACTCTGTTATTAATTCTAGGTCATCATAACATTTGCTAGACCGCACGTCGACTCCTGTTATCAACTATTTCCATTGTTAATCAAACAATATATCTCATTATCTACGTATAGGACTTGtaaaaatttaagataaataatttatttgcatatattattaattatttatgtattcaattATTACATTTGTCACATTacgttattttgttattaaattaattataaatttactttttctaGATAAACAACAAGAGCTTGATTTACCATCGCTACAAGTCGATGAAACCACTGAAAGgacaaagaaaaaagaaaaaccaCGTCATGCCGGACCAGGGGCTACTATGTCCCAAGTAAGTATAGTAAGTAAACACAACTGATTAAAATtcctaattattttaagaaattatacaGTCCTTTAaaggatattatttaaacaataaaatatattgatataaaaaacttCATTCGACATATTtgtacataatacatttttttttcagatttctGGCGTGAAAAGGGCTCTTACACATACGAACAGCTTCACAGGAGAACGTGTCCCAAGATATGGAGTTGAAACACCCCATGAAGAAGAGTTAGGCCGCTGTTTGGGCGAACTAGATCGCTGGGGAGTTGATATTTTCCGCATTGGAGATTTATCATGTGGGCGCCCTCTCACAGCTGTCGCTTATGCCGCCTTTACATCTCGGGAATTATTATCCACGCTACAAATCCCTGCACGCACTTTTCTTGCCTTTGCTGTTACTCTAGAAGAACATTACGTACGTGACAATCCGTTCCACAACTCGTTGCACGCTGCAGACGTAACACAATCGACAAATGTACTTCTGAATACACCCGCTCTCGATGCGGTGTTTACGCCCCTAGAAGTATGCGCTGCTTTGTTTGCTGCCTGCGTTCATGATGTTGATCATCCGGGGCTTACGAACCAGTTTCTCGTAAACTCTAGTTCTGAATTGGCACTTATGTATAATGATGAGTCTGTTCTTGAAAATCACCATCTTGCCGTTGCGTTTAAATTACTACAAAATGACGGATGCGATATATTCGTAAATCTTCATAAGAAGCAGAGGCAAACATTACGAAAAATGGTCATTGATATGGTGCTTTCAACTGACATGTCAAAACATATGAGTCTACTAGCAGATCTTAAAACTATGGTAGAAACAAAGAAAGTCGCTGGAAGTGGAGTATTATTACTTGACAACTATACAGACCGAATACAAGTTTTGGAGAATCTCGTACACTGTGCCGATCTGAGCAATCCCACAAAACCATTACCGTTGTATAAACGATGGGTAGCATTACTTATGGAAGAATTCTTTCAACAAGGTGATCGAGAGCGGGAACATGGCATGGATATTAGTCCTATGTGCGACAGACATAATGCGACGATTGAAAAATCTCAAGTTGGTTTTATCGACTACATCGTACATCCACTGTGGGAGACTTGGGCAGATCTTGTGCATCCAGATGCTCAAGATATTTTAGATACCCTAGAAGAGAATCGCGATTATTACCAAAGCATGATACCTCCTTCGCCGCCACCTGCGCCAGTACAGACACATTCAGGAGCCGAAGATGAACGCCCCGAACAAATACGTTTTCAAGTGagtaaacaaaatacttttcttAGGAATAAagcaatcaaaat
This window encodes:
- the LOC126768474 gene encoding cAMP-specific 3',5'-cyclic phosphodiesterase isoform X3, translated to MEEEDDERKGRRPKLAAFSSLNARIVHSSLEEGFVRQPVSSESNDINTMSSISTAQFSDRSFVSKASTFSRSGTSSSSQEECEVAQTTVTSGQYLAAARVETARSMESLRPSKDTSPARPASSCTSVRVHRSSFLTASERDVRETRGAPARRALSGEDMGNSAEKRRGLFASTERRALQQLSLPPPDRRLTILSPHSPMASAELQWPIPSGIRGRRKKGMVLPKLILPRSDSDGSDVFFESFDVENGGGAGGVAGGARSPLEGGSPSAALVLQSMPQRRESFLYRSDSDFEMSPKSMSRNSSIASESHGEDLIVTPFAQVLASLRSVRNNFLCLTNVPVAKSRRSSGAATAVTPQPKNFNPGDEAYMKLALETVEELDWCLDQLETIQTHRSVSDMASLKFKRMLNKELSHFSESSKSGNQISEYICSTFLDKQQELDLPSLQVDETTERTKKKEKPRHAGPGATMSQVSIISGVKRALTHTNSFTGERVPRYGVETPHEEELGRCLGELDRWGVDIFRIGDLSCGRPLTAVAYAAFTSRELLSTLQIPARTFLAFAVTLEEHYVRDNPFHNSLHAADVTQSTNVLLNTPALDAVFTPLEVCAALFAACVHDVDHPGLTNQFLVNSSSELALMYNDESVLENHHLAVAFKLLQNDGCDIFVNLHKKQRQTLRKMVIDMVLSTDMSKHMSLLADLKTMVETKKVAGSGVLLLDNYTDRIQVLENLVHCADLSNPTKPLPLYKRWVALLMEEFFQQGDREREHGMDISPMCDRHNATIEKSQVGFIDYIVHPLWETWADLVHPDAQDILDTLEENRDYYQSMIPPSPPPAPVQTHSGAEDERPEQIRFQVTLEEGEGSEECEGEGDGGM
- the LOC126768474 gene encoding cAMP-specific 3',5'-cyclic phosphodiesterase, isoforms N/G isoform X5, whose product is MLTLVFAVWSAARALGWAYEATATSPEAEEGPMLPRLRSARASSDLSTLSTTTTSSSQTSSGDYSKRWSEAPRRWSARGASRRPLRRPPVSARRRTTGSFDVENGGGAGGVAGGARSPLEGGSPSAALVLQSMPQRRESFLYRSDSDFEMSPKSMSRNSSIASERFKEVEAAQLDRAHGEDLIVTPFAQVLASLRSVRNNFLCLTNVPVAKSRRSSGAATAVTPQPKNFNPGDEAYMKLALETVEELDWCLDQLETIQTHRSVSDMASLKFKRMLNKELSHFSESSKSGNQISEYICSTFLDKQQELDLPSLQVDETTERTKKKEKPRHAGPGATMSQVSIISGVKRALTHTNSFTGERVPRYGVETPHEEELGRCLGELDRWGVDIFRIGDLSCGRPLTAVAYAAFTSRELLSTLQIPARTFLAFAVTLEEHYVRDNPFHNSLHAADVTQSTNVLLNTPALDAVFTPLEVCAALFAACVHDVDHPGLTNQFLVNSSSELALMYNDESVLENHHLAVAFKLLQNDGCDIFVNLHKKQRQTLRKMVIDMVLSTDMSKHMSLLADLKTMVETKKVAGSGVLLLDNYTDRIQVLENLVHCADLSNPTKPLPLYKRWVALLMEEFFQQGDREREHGMDISPMCDRHNATIEKSQVGFIDYIVHPLWETWADLVHPDAQDILDTLEENRDYYQSMIPPSPPPAPVQTHSGAEDERPEQIRFQVTLEEGEGSEECEGEGDGGM
- the LOC126768474 gene encoding cAMP-specific 3',5'-cyclic phosphodiesterase, isoforms N/G isoform X6 — its product is MLTLVFAVWSAARALGWAYEATATSPEAEEGPMLPRLRSARASSDLSTLSTTTTSSSQTSSGDYSKRWSEAPRRWSARGASRRPLRRPPVSARRRTTGSFDVENGGGAGGVAGGARSPLEGGSPSAALVLQSMPQRRESFLYRSDSDFEMSPKSMSRNSSIASESHGEDLIVTPFAQVLASLRSVRNNFLCLTNVPVAKSRRSSGAATAVTPQPKNFNPGDEAYMKLALETVEELDWCLDQLETIQTHRSVSDMASLKFKRMLNKELSHFSESSKSGNQISEYICSTFLDKQQELDLPSLQVDETTERTKKKEKPRHAGPGATMSQVSIISGVKRALTHTNSFTGERVPRYGVETPHEEELGRCLGELDRWGVDIFRIGDLSCGRPLTAVAYAAFTSRELLSTLQIPARTFLAFAVTLEEHYVRDNPFHNSLHAADVTQSTNVLLNTPALDAVFTPLEVCAALFAACVHDVDHPGLTNQFLVNSSSELALMYNDESVLENHHLAVAFKLLQNDGCDIFVNLHKKQRQTLRKMVIDMVLSTDMSKHMSLLADLKTMVETKKVAGSGVLLLDNYTDRIQVLENLVHCADLSNPTKPLPLYKRWVALLMEEFFQQGDREREHGMDISPMCDRHNATIEKSQVGFIDYIVHPLWETWADLVHPDAQDILDTLEENRDYYQSMIPPSPPPAPVQTHSGAEDERPEQIRFQVTLEEGEGSEECEGEGDGGM